In a genomic window of Longimicrobiales bacterium:
- a CDS encoding amidohydrolase family protein: MMRSALAATLVVGAVSAVPAFGQAPPTPPDHYALTNARIVVAPGRVIERGTIVLRDGRIAAVGTQVNVPAPAIQVDASGHTVYAGLIDAASSVGLPSLVRQGGGFGGGRGAGGSDEAQEVMPAREAADVWSPSDDELAALRAQGVTTLGLAFNGGIFPGRVAAVNTGGANRSPVLRAGIAQQVLLGRRRGAYPGTLMASIAFVRQSLYDAQHGRRARQAWERQPSGPRPDYSPDSRALEPVVSGALPVWLHASTERELDHIVGIAADVGVNDYTIVGAQEGWRQIDLLQRVDRPVIVSLDFPAANEISGRSFELHIAPATGEDTAGEQADSAAVYQARGNAGVLARAGIPIALSSYGMNSTDRFRAHVAAAIAAGLSADEALRALTVTPADLLGLGSVAGTIETGKIANLVVVRGDIFDPEAPIRDVFLEGVRYEIPPPAPRQQRSANGARDSDAAVVTGDWVGEIDSPNGLMQYSLTISGSGDQLRGRLDSEMGAVDLTGTQSGADIRLSGTWTPPGGTALSVTLTGRVTGDDLRGTLTAQGMSAFPITARRRTPGASFQEVSR; the protein is encoded by the coding sequence ATGATGCGATCCGCGCTCGCTGCGACGCTGGTCGTGGGCGCCGTCTCGGCGGTACCGGCCTTCGGGCAGGCTCCCCCCACGCCGCCGGACCACTACGCGCTTACCAATGCCCGCATCGTCGTCGCACCCGGTCGAGTGATCGAGCGCGGCACGATCGTCCTCCGTGACGGCCGGATCGCCGCCGTCGGCACCCAGGTCAATGTGCCGGCGCCCGCCATCCAGGTCGACGCGTCGGGTCACACCGTCTACGCCGGACTCATTGACGCGGCGTCGAGCGTCGGTCTGCCCAGCCTCGTGAGGCAGGGCGGCGGCTTTGGCGGCGGTCGCGGCGCCGGCGGCAGCGATGAAGCGCAGGAAGTGATGCCTGCGCGCGAGGCCGCGGACGTGTGGTCGCCCTCCGACGATGAACTTGCCGCGTTGCGTGCGCAGGGTGTGACCACACTCGGGCTCGCGTTCAACGGTGGCATATTCCCGGGCCGCGTGGCGGCCGTGAACACGGGCGGCGCGAACCGCTCGCCGGTGCTGCGCGCGGGTATTGCGCAGCAGGTGCTGCTCGGGCGCCGCCGCGGGGCGTATCCGGGCACACTGATGGCCTCCATCGCATTCGTCCGTCAGTCGCTGTACGACGCGCAGCACGGCAGGCGCGCGCGGCAGGCGTGGGAACGACAGCCGAGCGGACCGCGTCCCGATTACAGCCCTGACAGCCGCGCGCTCGAGCCGGTGGTGAGCGGTGCGCTGCCGGTGTGGCTCCACGCATCGACCGAGCGCGAGCTCGATCACATCGTCGGGATCGCCGCCGACGTGGGCGTGAACGACTACACGATCGTCGGAGCGCAGGAGGGATGGCGTCAGATCGACCTGCTGCAACGCGTCGACCGTCCCGTCATCGTGAGTCTCGATTTCCCGGCAGCGAACGAGATCTCCGGCCGGAGCTTCGAGCTGCACATTGCACCGGCGACGGGCGAGGACACGGCCGGTGAGCAGGCGGATTCCGCGGCCGTATACCAGGCTCGCGGCAACGCCGGCGTGCTGGCACGTGCAGGGATCCCGATTGCACTCAGCTCGTACGGGATGAATTCGACGGACCGGTTTCGCGCGCATGTCGCGGCTGCGATCGCGGCAGGATTGAGCGCCGATGAGGCGCTGCGCGCGCTCACGGTCACACCCGCGGATCTGCTGGGCCTCGGCAGTGTCGCCGGAACGATCGAAACGGGGAAGATCGCGAACCTGGTGGTCGTGCGCGGCGACATATTCGATCCCGAGGCACCCATTCGCGACGTGTTCCTGGAGGGCGTCCGGTACGAGATCCCCCCGCCGGCGCCGCGCCAGCAGCGGAGCGCGAACGGTGCGCGTGACAGTGACGCGGCCGTCGTGACGGGCGACTGGGTGGGTGAGATCGATTCGCCGAACGGCCTCATGCAGTACTCGCTGACGATCTCGGGATCGGGCGATCAGCTGCGCGGCCGTCTGGACAGCGAGATGGGCGCCGTCGATCTGACGGGCACGCAGTCCGGCGCGGACATCCGGCTGTCGGGGACGTGGACTCCGCCCGGCGGTACCGCGCTCTCCGTCACACTGACCGGTCGCGTCACGGGCGATGACCTGCGCGGCACCCTGACCGCTCAGGGCATGAGTGCATTCCCGATCACGGCGCGCCGGCGTACGCCTGGCGCTTCATTCCAGGAGGTGAGCCGATGA
- a CDS encoding amidohydrolase family protein has protein sequence MTTRRFGRAGFGVAVSAALLALATPAAAQDVVIRNATVLTISDGTIENATVVVRDGKITAVGRDVRVPDGVRVIDGTGRYVMPGIIDAHSHMAIEGGINEGSESVTPEVIIPVRDDDQTIYRALAGGVTSALLLHGSANTIGGQGAVIKMRWGQPADSLHFDGAHRIVKFALGENVTRASSSAPDSLRRFPKSRMGVEQTLRHWFTQAQEYDAAWQAWRERGDRNALPPRRDLRLEALADIMRGDIKVHAHSYRGDEILMLMRVAEDFGFRINTFQHVLEGYKVADEMAEHGAMASTFAESWGYKVEAQDAIPHNMAIMTDRGVVVSVNSDSGERVRRMYQEAAIGMKYGGMSENEALKMITLNPAMQLGVDDMVGTIEVGKQADLAIFSAHPFAPEAHVEMTLVDGKVYFDRTQAMTLRKLIDSTRNITTTTEDDR, from the coding sequence ATGACTACCCGGCGATTCGGACGCGCAGGCTTCGGCGTCGCCGTGAGCGCTGCCCTGCTGGCACTCGCGACGCCGGCGGCCGCGCAGGACGTGGTCATCAGGAACGCGACGGTGCTGACGATCTCGGATGGCACGATCGAGAACGCTACCGTGGTGGTGCGTGACGGAAAGATCACGGCGGTCGGGCGTGACGTGCGCGTGCCGGATGGCGTGCGCGTCATCGACGGTACCGGCAGGTACGTGATGCCGGGCATCATCGACGCGCACTCGCACATGGCCATCGAAGGCGGCATCAACGAGGGTTCGGAGTCGGTGACGCCCGAGGTGATCATCCCGGTGCGTGACGACGATCAGACGATCTATCGCGCGCTCGCCGGCGGTGTGACTTCGGCGCTTCTGCTGCACGGCAGCGCCAACACCATCGGCGGACAGGGGGCGGTCATCAAGATGCGCTGGGGCCAGCCCGCCGATTCGCTGCACTTCGACGGGGCGCACCGCATCGTGAAGTTCGCGCTCGGCGAGAACGTGACGCGCGCCAGCTCGTCGGCGCCCGACTCGCTGCGTCGCTTCCCGAAATCCCGCATGGGCGTCGAGCAGACCCTGCGGCACTGGTTCACGCAGGCGCAGGAATACGATGCGGCATGGCAGGCCTGGCGCGAGCGCGGCGACCGCAACGCGCTGCCGCCACGACGCGACCTGCGCCTCGAAGCGCTCGCGGACATCATGCGTGGTGACATCAAGGTGCATGCGCACAGCTACCGCGGTGACGAGATCCTGATGCTGATGCGCGTTGCCGAGGATTTCGGCTTCCGTATCAACACGTTCCAGCACGTGCTCGAGGGATACAAGGTCGCCGACGAGATGGCGGAGCACGGCGCGATGGCATCGACGTTCGCCGAGAGCTGGGGCTACAAGGTCGAGGCGCAGGACGCGATCCCGCACAATATGGCGATCATGACGGACCGCGGCGTCGTCGTGTCGGTGAACTCCGATTCCGGCGAGCGCGTGCGCCGCATGTATCAGGAGGCAGCGATCGGCATGAAGTACGGCGGCATGAGCGAGAACGAAGCATTGAAGATGATCACACTCAATCCCGCAATGCAGCTCGGTGTGGACGACATGGTCGGTACCATCGAAGTCGGGAAGCAGGCGGACCTGGCGATCTTCAGTGCCCACCCGTTCGCGCCGGAAGCACACGTCGAAATGACACTTGTGGATGGCAAGGTGTACTTCGACCGCACTCAGGCGATGACACTGCGCAAGCTGATCGACAGCACGCGCAACATCACGACGACGACGGAGGATGACCGATGA